In a genomic window of Bradyrhizobium ontarionense:
- a CDS encoding antibiotic biosynthesis monooxygenase family protein, which translates to MFIAMNRFRIAKGSEAAFEQVWLSRDSHLDKVPGFVEFHLLRGPEAEDHTLYASHTIWASKAAFEDWTKSDAFRAAHKGAGDNKPLYLGPPQFEGFEVRQTVGGRK; encoded by the coding sequence ATGTTCATCGCCATGAATCGTTTTCGGATTGCCAAGGGTTCGGAGGCCGCCTTCGAGCAGGTCTGGCTGTCGCGCGACAGCCATCTCGACAAGGTGCCGGGCTTCGTCGAATTTCATCTGCTGAGAGGACCCGAGGCCGAGGACCACACGCTCTATGCCTCGCACACGATCTGGGCGTCGAAAGCCGCCTTCGAAGACTGGACCAAGTCGGACGCCTTCCGCGCCGCGCACAAGGGCGCCGGCGACAACAAGCCGCTCTATCTCGGCCCGCCGCAGTTCGAGGGTTTCGAGGTGCGCCAGACGGTGGGCGGGAGGAAGTGA
- a CDS encoding TetR/AcrR family transcriptional regulator: MARSSDPTRARIVTAASKLFYAEGIRAVSVDAVAETAGITKKTLYYHFRSKDDLVAAYLAARDQPNLELFKRWFDEATGPLPDKIAAIFRQLARAARHPKWRGCGFLRTTAELANLPGHPAIRIGAAHKKKFEAWLQAIFEAEGIAGSGELARQMLLLLDGSFAVVLLHRDASYMETAGEAARALVAAALPAGGRLDIHRQISRRSRVP, translated from the coding sequence ATGGCCCGTTCCTCCGATCCGACCCGCGCGCGCATCGTCACCGCCGCGAGCAAGCTGTTCTATGCCGAGGGCATCCGCGCCGTCAGCGTCGATGCGGTGGCCGAGACGGCGGGCATCACCAAGAAGACGCTGTACTACCATTTCCGCAGCAAGGACGATCTGGTCGCGGCCTACCTCGCCGCGCGCGACCAGCCCAACCTGGAGCTGTTCAAGCGCTGGTTCGACGAGGCCACGGGACCGCTGCCCGACAAGATCGCGGCGATCTTCCGGCAGCTTGCGCGCGCCGCGCGGCATCCGAAATGGCGCGGCTGCGGTTTCCTGCGCACGACCGCGGAGCTCGCCAATCTGCCCGGCCATCCCGCGATCAGGATCGGCGCCGCGCACAAGAAGAAGTTCGAAGCCTGGCTGCAGGCGATATTCGAAGCTGAAGGGATCGCCGGCTCAGGCGAACTCGCGCGCCAGATGCTGCTGCTGCTCGACGGCTCGTTCGCCGTCGTGCTGCTGCATCGTGACGCCAGCTACATGGAGACCGCAGGCGAAGCAGCGCGGGCGCTGGTCGCGGCGGCGCTGCCAGCCGGCGGGCGGCTCGACATCCACCGCCAAATCAGTCGGCGCAGCCGCGTCCCCTGA
- a CDS encoding glutathione S-transferase family protein gives MYKLYSMQRSGNSYKVRLALALLNAPYQAIEVDILRGESRTPEFLAKNPSGQVPLLEVGDDRYIAESNAILWYVAGGTPLVPEARIERAEALQWMFFEQHALEPNIGAAYFWLLLVKGGRDLQTHALEDWMERGYAALQVMENHLKSNDYFAARQLTVADIALYGYTHVADRCEFDLSTFPKIRSWLRRVEQAPGFVTMNWQPALIDSAGIAADYD, from the coding sequence ATGTATAAGCTCTATTCGATGCAGCGGTCGGGCAACAGCTACAAGGTCCGCCTTGCGCTCGCGCTTTTGAACGCGCCTTATCAGGCGATCGAGGTCGACATCCTGCGCGGTGAGAGCCGCACGCCGGAATTCCTCGCCAAGAATCCGAGCGGCCAGGTGCCGCTGCTGGAGGTCGGCGACGATCGCTACATCGCCGAGTCCAATGCGATCCTCTGGTACGTCGCGGGCGGCACCCCGTTGGTGCCGGAGGCGCGAATCGAACGCGCCGAAGCGCTGCAATGGATGTTCTTCGAACAGCATGCGCTCGAGCCGAACATCGGGGCGGCCTATTTCTGGCTGCTGCTCGTGAAGGGCGGGCGAGACCTGCAGACCCATGCGCTGGAAGACTGGATGGAGCGCGGCTACGCGGCGCTGCAGGTGATGGAGAACCACCTCAAGAGCAACGACTACTTCGCTGCCCGACAGCTGACGGTCGCCGACATCGCGCTCTACGGCTACACCCACGTGGCCGACCGCTGCGAGTTCGATCTGTCGACGTTCCCGAAAATCCGCAGCTGGCTGCGCCGGGTCGAGCAGGCGCCCGGTTTCGTGACGATGAACTGGCAGCCGGCGCTGATCGACTCGGCCGGAATCGCGGCCGACTACGATTGA
- a CDS encoding LysR substrate-binding domain-containing protein: MRRLLFLNGIKAFEAAARTGSFAAAGTELNVSAAAISRMVNLLEQRLGVVLFERKANRLAPTAAGRAYQSGLTPIFDALSSLTAQIMAPSTMRVLTLGVGPTFAMKWLIPRLADFSKEEPDIEVRITTGGAAVPFGDDWSCGIRLGDGAWPGLVAEPLFAADLVPVCTPRLAATLKRPADLKGPSLLRVSHAAKDWSLWLKAAGVTRVVARGTEFQYYGHALQAAIDGLGVAMGIRPYIDDDLAAGRLVAPFALTVPKGERWYLVYRSFQAGQRDFAAFRRWIMRAAAQSATRNSPRKDSYKKDAIV, from the coding sequence ATGCGGCGGCTTCTGTTCCTGAACGGCATCAAGGCATTCGAGGCGGCGGCGCGCACCGGCAGCTTCGCCGCGGCCGGAACCGAGCTCAACGTCTCGGCCGCCGCGATCAGCCGGATGGTCAACCTGCTGGAGCAGCGGCTGGGCGTGGTGCTGTTCGAGCGCAAGGCCAACCGGCTGGCGCCGACGGCGGCCGGCCGCGCCTATCAGAGCGGGCTGACGCCGATCTTCGACGCGCTGTCGAGCCTGACCGCGCAGATCATGGCGCCGTCGACGATGCGCGTGCTGACGCTCGGCGTCGGGCCGACCTTCGCGATGAAGTGGCTGATCCCGCGGCTCGCGGATTTCAGCAAGGAGGAGCCCGACATCGAGGTCCGCATCACCACCGGCGGTGCGGCGGTGCCATTCGGCGACGATTGGAGCTGCGGCATCAGGCTCGGTGACGGTGCCTGGCCGGGTCTCGTCGCCGAGCCGCTGTTCGCCGCCGACCTCGTGCCGGTGTGCACGCCGCGGCTGGCGGCGACCTTGAAGCGGCCGGCCGACCTCAAGGGCCCGAGCCTGTTGCGGGTATCACATGCCGCCAAAGACTGGTCGCTATGGCTGAAGGCGGCCGGCGTCACCCGCGTGGTCGCGCGCGGTACCGAGTTTCAGTATTACGGCCATGCGCTGCAGGCCGCCATCGACGGGCTCGGCGTCGCGATGGGCATCCGCCCCTATATCGATGACGATCTCGCGGCGGGACGCCTGGTTGCACCGTTCGCGCTGACCGTCCCAAAAGGCGAGCGCTGGTATCTGGTCTACCGCAGCTTCCAGGCCGGACAACGCGATTTCGCCGCGTTCCGGCGCTGGATCATGCGCGCGGCGGCGCAGTCCGCGACGCGGAATTCACCGCGAAAGGACTCGTACAAAAAAGACGCCATCGTGTGA
- a CDS encoding crotonase/enoyl-CoA hydratase family protein, whose amino-acid sequence MTDPVLLDISDRVALLTLNRPERLNALSYALIDALMAALDRIETDPGIRAVILTGAGDRAFSAGADIDEFTDSVRHGRATALRDFVRRGQAMTARLEAFRKPVIAAVNGLAFGGGCEITEAVHLAVASERASFAKPEIRLGMPPTFGGTQRLPRLVGRKRGLELLLTGDPFSAQRALDIGLVNAVVPHDELLPAARALAQRIIRHGPDAVASVITAATRGLNMAIGEGLQLESEQFASLVGNRDLDEGLAAWRARRPPRAS is encoded by the coding sequence ATGACCGATCCCGTTCTGCTCGACATCTCCGACCGCGTCGCCCTGCTCACGCTCAACCGGCCGGAGCGGCTGAACGCGCTCAGCTATGCCTTGATCGATGCGCTGATGGCCGCGCTCGATCGCATCGAGACCGATCCCGGCATCAGGGCCGTGATCCTCACCGGTGCCGGCGACCGCGCCTTCTCGGCCGGCGCCGACATCGATGAATTCACCGACAGCGTCCGCCACGGCCGCGCCACCGCGCTGCGCGACTTCGTGCGCCGCGGCCAGGCGATGACCGCGCGGCTCGAAGCGTTCAGGAAGCCGGTCATCGCCGCCGTCAACGGGCTCGCCTTCGGCGGCGGCTGCGAGATTACCGAGGCCGTGCATCTGGCGGTGGCGAGCGAGCGCGCCAGCTTCGCCAAGCCCGAGATCCGGCTCGGCATGCCGCCGACCTTCGGCGGCACGCAGCGGCTGCCGCGGCTCGTGGGCCGCAAGCGCGGGCTCGAACTGCTGCTCACCGGCGATCCATTCTCGGCACAGCGCGCCCTCGACATCGGCCTCGTCAACGCCGTCGTGCCGCATGACGAGCTGCTGCCGGCGGCGCGCGCGCTCGCGCAGCGCATCATCCGCCACGGGCCGGATGCTGTCGCCAGCGTCATCACCGCCGCAACCCGCGGCCTCAACATGGCGATCGGCGAAGGGCTGCAGCTCGAGAGCGAGCAGTTCGCGAGCCTGGTCGGCAACCGCGACCTCGACGAAGGCTTGGCGGCGTGGCGCGCACGCCGCCCGCCGCGCGCCTCCTGA
- a CDS encoding cysteine-rich CWC family protein — translation MVPNVTNRLANVTARQLTCESCGAEFTCDPGGSCWCFDEAVRLPLPKAGQSRFKDCLCAKCLMKLARESETGS, via the coding sequence GTGGTTCCGAACGTGACAAATCGTTTAGCAAACGTTACCGCGCGACAACTGACGTGCGAGTCGTGCGGGGCGGAATTCACGTGCGATCCCGGCGGTTCCTGCTGGTGCTTCGACGAGGCCGTTCGCCTGCCGCTGCCGAAGGCCGGGCAGAGCCGGTTCAAGGATTGCCTGTGCGCCAAATGCCTGATGAAACTGGCCCGCGAGTCGGAGACCGGTTCATGA
- a CDS encoding glycosyltransferase family 87 protein, with amino-acid sequence MTDIGCALRSGGWLTPARITTYSRLLLALTIVAIAGWIALSDGLVDRNGKPIGTDFSNVYAAGVLTLHGKSADAYDPPLQHAMEKAVFDGRDVPFFGWHYPPFFFAIAAITAMLPYAGGLALWVVSSLLAYLAVMRAILPRRETLLVAAAFPAVFVNIGHGQNAFFTAGLLGGALLLMERSRPWVAGILIGFLAYKPQFGVLIPVALVAGGRWPTIAAAAATVTALVAISFAALGSEVWHAFFQSMTFTQTVVLEQGGTGWEKIQSAFSAARHWGVDVRTAYAVQAMLAVSLAAGLAWLWQSDTAFDLKASALASASLLATPYVLDYDLVVLAVAIIFFVRHGLAHGFRDYELSLLAAAWIVPLLSRSVAGLTTIPLGLIVLMALFALTLRRALTDRASEIGEQARIARA; translated from the coding sequence ATGACCGATATCGGGTGCGCTCTGCGATCAGGCGGCTGGCTGACGCCGGCGCGGATCACGACCTACAGCCGGCTCCTGCTCGCGCTCACGATCGTTGCGATCGCAGGCTGGATCGCGCTGTCCGATGGACTGGTCGACCGCAATGGCAAGCCGATCGGCACCGACTTCTCCAACGTGTATGCGGCAGGCGTGCTGACCCTTCACGGCAAGTCGGCCGACGCCTACGACCCGCCGCTGCAGCATGCGATGGAAAAGGCCGTGTTCGATGGCCGCGACGTACCGTTCTTCGGCTGGCACTATCCACCCTTCTTCTTCGCGATCGCCGCCATCACGGCCATGCTGCCCTATGCCGGCGGGCTGGCGCTCTGGGTGGTGTCGAGCCTGCTCGCCTATCTGGCTGTCATGCGCGCAATCCTGCCGCGTCGCGAAACTCTCCTGGTCGCTGCGGCCTTTCCTGCCGTCTTCGTCAACATCGGCCACGGCCAGAACGCGTTCTTCACCGCAGGCCTGCTCGGCGGCGCGCTGCTGCTCATGGAGCGGAGCAGGCCCTGGGTCGCGGGCATTCTGATCGGGTTTCTCGCCTACAAGCCGCAATTCGGCGTCCTCATCCCGGTCGCGCTGGTCGCGGGCGGACGCTGGCCGACGATCGCAGCCGCAGCCGCCACGGTGACAGCACTGGTCGCGATCAGCTTCGCCGCGCTCGGCAGCGAGGTCTGGCATGCCTTCTTCCAGTCGATGACATTCACCCAGACGGTCGTCCTCGAGCAAGGCGGCACCGGCTGGGAAAAGATCCAGTCGGCATTCTCGGCTGCGCGTCACTGGGGCGTCGATGTTCGTACCGCCTATGCGGTGCAGGCCATGCTGGCGGTGTCTCTCGCGGCCGGCCTCGCCTGGCTCTGGCAGAGCGACACGGCCTTCGATCTCAAGGCCTCGGCGCTGGCAAGTGCGAGCCTGCTGGCGACACCTTACGTCCTCGACTATGACCTCGTGGTGCTGGCGGTCGCGATCATCTTCTTCGTCCGGCATGGCTTGGCCCACGGCTTTCGGGACTATGAGCTCAGCCTGCTCGCGGCCGCCTGGATCGTGCCGCTGCTGTCACGCAGCGTCGCCGGGCTGACGACCATCCCGCTCGGCCTGATCGTGCTGATGGCGCTATTTGCACTGACCTTGCGCCGCGCGCTGACCGATCGCGCATCCGAGATCGGAGAACAGGCGCGCATCGCGCGGGCGTGA
- a CDS encoding DUF1501 domain-containing protein: MTMDRITPSLLTSRRHLLLAGASFAAWAYVPKFARAADQRDPRLIVVILRGALDGLATVAPIGDPDYAGLHGAIALTADGPHPALPLDSFFALHPSMPEFARMYRDKQAAVIHAVATSYRERSHFDGQDVLESGFAGPGRVQSGWLNRALEALPRGPRVAGALAVGPTAPLVLRGAAPTVGWAPVTLPQADDDTAMRLVDLYAHRDPALAAALSQGLKLEKVAFGDDMKPKPGGNQITAMRQVARGAAKLMAADDGPRIAALAFDGWDTHANEGGAAGRLAQLLSGLDGSLAEFESGLGPRWRDTVVVVATEFGRTAKINGTQGTDHGTGTIALLAGGAVKGGRVIADWPTLKMASLYQGRDLAPTTDLRAVFKGVLADHLGLSERALADNVFPESTALKPIKGLVA; the protein is encoded by the coding sequence ATGACGATGGATCGGATCACGCCTTCGCTGTTGACCTCGCGACGGCACTTGCTGCTGGCGGGCGCGTCCTTTGCCGCCTGGGCCTACGTGCCGAAATTCGCCCGCGCCGCCGACCAGCGCGACCCGCGGCTGATCGTCGTGATCCTGCGTGGCGCGCTCGACGGGCTCGCCACCGTCGCGCCGATCGGCGACCCTGACTACGCCGGCCTGCATGGCGCGATCGCGCTCACGGCGGACGGGCCGCATCCGGCGCTTCCGCTCGATTCGTTCTTTGCGCTGCATCCGTCGATGCCGGAATTCGCGCGCATGTACCGCGACAAGCAGGCGGCGGTCATTCATGCGGTCGCAACGTCCTATCGCGAACGTTCGCATTTCGACGGCCAGGACGTGCTCGAAAGCGGCTTCGCCGGTCCCGGTCGCGTGCAATCGGGTTGGCTCAACCGTGCGCTGGAAGCGCTGCCGCGCGGCCCACGCGTCGCCGGTGCGCTCGCGGTTGGACCGACGGCACCGCTGGTGCTGCGCGGCGCCGCGCCCACGGTCGGTTGGGCGCCGGTGACCTTGCCGCAGGCCGACGACGACACCGCGATGCGGCTGGTCGATCTCTATGCGCATCGCGATCCCGCACTCGCCGCGGCGCTGTCGCAGGGACTGAAGCTGGAGAAAGTTGCGTTCGGCGACGACATGAAGCCGAAGCCGGGCGGCAACCAGATCACGGCGATGCGCCAGGTGGCGCGCGGCGCGGCGAAACTGATGGCGGCCGATGACGGCCCGCGCATTGCGGCGCTGGCGTTCGACGGCTGGGACACGCACGCCAACGAGGGCGGCGCGGCCGGACGGCTCGCGCAGCTGTTGTCGGGCCTCGATGGTTCGCTTGCGGAATTCGAGAGCGGGCTCGGGCCGCGCTGGCGCGATACGGTGGTCGTGGTCGCGACCGAGTTCGGGCGCACGGCGAAGATCAACGGCACGCAGGGTACCGATCACGGTACGGGCACGATTGCGCTGCTGGCCGGCGGCGCGGTCAAGGGCGGCCGGGTGATTGCCGACTGGCCGACGCTCAAGATGGCGAGCCTCTATCAAGGCCGCGACCTCGCGCCGACGACGGATCTGCGCGCGGTGTTCAAGGGCGTGCTCGCCGACCATCTCGGGCTGAGCGAGCGCGCACTGGCCGACAACGTATTTCCCGAGAGCACAGCCCTGAAGCCGATCAAGGGGCTCGTCGCGTAG
- a CDS encoding sulfite exporter TauE/SafE family protein — protein MTPALIAALGLLMVVTAFLSGLFGMAGGLILIGVLLAIMPLPAAMVLHAITQMASNGWRAVLWRRHIRWRPVAVYLVGCALALGLWSLVRYVPDKPAALLLLGVTPFMARLMPARLRPDPDSLWQGAIYGTICMGLMLMTGVSGPLLDTFFLGARFDRRSIVATKATCQVASHLTKLIYFGGIIDQAASVDPVLALVAVAASMLGTTLARRILEAMSEQQFRTWANRIITAVASYYILYGGWLVLAQSSVAAE, from the coding sequence ATGACGCCCGCCCTGATTGCAGCGCTCGGATTGCTGATGGTGGTAACGGCGTTCCTGTCTGGCCTGTTCGGCATGGCGGGCGGACTGATCCTGATCGGCGTGCTGCTCGCGATCATGCCGCTGCCGGCGGCGATGGTGCTGCACGCGATCACGCAGATGGCCTCCAACGGCTGGCGCGCCGTGCTGTGGCGCCGGCACATCCGCTGGCGGCCGGTCGCGGTGTATCTCGTCGGTTGCGCGCTGGCGCTCGGCCTGTGGTCGCTGGTGCGCTACGTGCCGGACAAGCCGGCCGCGCTGCTGCTGCTCGGAGTCACGCCGTTCATGGCGCGGCTGATGCCGGCCCGGCTGCGGCCGGATCCGGACAGCCTCTGGCAGGGCGCGATCTACGGCACGATCTGCATGGGGCTGATGCTGATGACCGGCGTGTCGGGACCGCTGCTCGACACGTTCTTCCTCGGCGCGCGCTTCGACCGCAGGTCCATCGTCGCCACCAAGGCGACCTGCCAGGTCGCGAGCCATCTCACCAAGCTGATCTATTTCGGCGGCATCATCGACCAGGCCGCGAGCGTCGATCCCGTGCTCGCGCTCGTGGCAGTCGCCGCCTCGATGCTCGGCACGACCCTGGCGCGGCGCATCCTCGAGGCGATGAGCGAGCAGCAGTTCCGCACCTGGGCCAACCGCATCATCACGGCGGTGGCGAGCTACTACATCCTCTATGGCGGCTGGCTGGTGCTGGCGCAGAGCTCCGTCGCGGCGGAATGA
- a CDS encoding DUF1800 domain-containing protein yields the protein MARDPLAALVALNRFGFGARGGASGDLVNAASDPRGFVKAELGRPNGALLEVPGLQPTPALADAVFAYQDEVKQAREAAAKSASEATPPDQPGQTRGLSTNGADTPAPLPPSAMATGAGMAAGEPAPAMQAAPAKPAQPQQPPNVVQKTFRAEALARLQRAVLADCGFTERLVAFWSNHFCISAGKGELARMWAGSFEREAIRPHVLGRFADMLKAVEQHPAMLFFLDNQESLGPDSRAGQNRKRGLNENLAREIMELHTLGVGGGYSQEDVTSLARIITGWSFAGRNSRNGAPGSFVFNANAHQPGPQTLLGKIYQDDGLAQGEAALSDIAQHPSTAKFIATKLARHFVADDPPPALVARLESVFKKSDGDLKAVTLALLDSDEAWSAPLTKIRSPYEFLVAGGRLLARVPEDPGFYLNSLGTLGQPLWAPAGPNGFADTSAMWAAPEGMKLRLDISAQLASRLGNNLDPRDLLDLVAADAASTETRRTIERAESRQQALALLLMSPEFQRR from the coding sequence ATGGCCCGTGATCCCTTGGCAGCTCTCGTGGCCTTGAACCGCTTCGGCTTCGGCGCACGCGGCGGCGCCTCGGGCGATCTCGTCAATGCCGCGTCGGATCCGCGCGGCTTCGTCAAGGCCGAGCTCGGCCGTCCCAACGGTGCGCTCCTGGAGGTGCCGGGCCTGCAGCCGACGCCCGCGCTCGCCGACGCCGTGTTTGCCTATCAGGACGAGGTCAAGCAGGCGCGCGAAGCCGCGGCGAAGTCGGCGTCGGAAGCGACCCCACCGGACCAGCCCGGCCAGACGCGCGGCCTCTCCACGAATGGCGCGGATACGCCGGCGCCGCTACCGCCATCAGCGATGGCGACGGGCGCCGGCATGGCGGCAGGTGAGCCCGCGCCAGCGATGCAGGCGGCGCCTGCCAAGCCGGCGCAACCGCAGCAGCCGCCCAACGTTGTCCAGAAGACGTTTCGTGCCGAAGCGCTGGCGCGGTTGCAGCGCGCGGTGCTCGCCGATTGCGGCTTCACGGAGCGGCTCGTCGCGTTCTGGTCGAACCATTTCTGCATCTCCGCTGGCAAGGGCGAACTGGCGCGGATGTGGGCCGGGTCGTTCGAGCGCGAGGCGATCCGGCCGCATGTGCTCGGGCGTTTCGCCGACATGCTGAAGGCGGTCGAGCAGCATCCGGCGATGCTGTTCTTTCTCGACAACCAGGAATCGCTCGGACCGGACTCGCGTGCCGGCCAGAATCGCAAGCGCGGCCTTAACGAGAACCTCGCGCGCGAGATCATGGAGCTGCATACGCTCGGCGTCGGCGGCGGCTACAGCCAGGAGGATGTGACGTCGCTGGCGCGCATCATCACCGGCTGGAGCTTTGCCGGCCGCAACAGCCGGAACGGCGCGCCCGGCAGCTTCGTGTTCAACGCCAATGCGCATCAGCCGGGGCCGCAGACCCTGCTCGGCAAGATCTACCAGGATGATGGCCTCGCGCAGGGCGAGGCGGCGCTCTCCGACATCGCCCAGCATCCCTCGACGGCGAAGTTCATTGCGACCAAGCTCGCGCGCCATTTCGTTGCCGATGATCCGCCGCCTGCGCTGGTGGCGCGGCTGGAATCCGTGTTCAAGAAGAGCGACGGCGACCTCAAGGCGGTGACACTGGCGCTGTTGGACTCCGACGAGGCCTGGTCGGCGCCGCTGACCAAGATCCGCTCGCCCTATGAATTCCTGGTCGCAGGCGGCCGGTTGCTGGCGCGCGTGCCCGAAGATCCCGGGTTCTATCTCAACTCGCTGGGCACACTCGGCCAGCCGCTATGGGCGCCGGCGGGCCCGAACGGATTTGCCGACACCAGCGCGATGTGGGCCGCGCCGGAAGGCATGAAGCTGCGGCTGGACATCTCGGCGCAACTGGCCTCGCGTCTCGGCAACAATCTCGATCCCCGCGACCTGCTCGATCTCGTCGCGGCCGATGCCGCCTCGACGGAAACGCGGCGCACGATCGAGCGCGCCGAATCCCGTCAGCAGGCGCTGGCACTGCTGCTGATGTCGCCGGAATTCCAGAGGAGATGA
- a CDS encoding GNAT family N-acetyltransferase: protein MTDALTIRAIAREDYDHWMPLWDGYNAFYGRSGPTALPAEITAATWTRFFDADEPVHALVAERDGELLGLAHYLFHRATTSIVPLCYLNDLFTTEAARGKGVGRALIEAVYAQARTAGVARVYWQTHETNITAQALYDKVAERSGFIVYRKTV, encoded by the coding sequence ATGACTGACGCGCTCACCATTCGTGCCATTGCGCGCGAGGACTACGATCACTGGATGCCGTTGTGGGACGGCTATAACGCCTTCTATGGCCGGTCAGGGCCGACCGCGCTGCCCGCGGAGATCACAGCCGCGACCTGGACGCGCTTCTTCGACGCCGACGAGCCGGTGCATGCGTTGGTGGCCGAGCGCGACGGAGAGCTGCTCGGCCTTGCGCATTATCTGTTTCATCGCGCCACGACCTCGATCGTGCCGCTCTGCTATCTGAACGATCTCTTCACGACCGAAGCCGCGCGCGGCAAGGGCGTGGGGCGCGCGTTGATCGAAGCGGTCTATGCGCAGGCGCGGACGGCCGGCGTCGCGCGCGTGTATTGGCAGACCCACGAGACCAACATCACGGCGCAGGCCCTCTACGACAAGGTCGCCGAACGCTCGGGCTTCATCGTCTACCGCAAGACCGTGTGA
- a CDS encoding glutathione S-transferase family protein codes for MALKLFELVGTDAGRPFSPFCWRTRMALAHKGLTAESIPWRFTEKAAIAPHGSEKVPVMLDGDRTVVDSWAIANYLEDTYPDRPSLFGGAGGRATARFINAWGDIAIVGGIFPLIIADIPTNLAVEDAAYFRASREARFGKRLEEVMASRDQAVVGFRKSLEPLRQTFKAQPFIGGDAPDYADYIVFGGFQWARVVSPFSLLEETDSVHAWRERLLDAFGGLARRSPGYPV; via the coding sequence ATGGCACTGAAACTGTTCGAGCTCGTCGGCACCGATGCGGGGCGCCCGTTCAGTCCCTTTTGCTGGCGCACGCGCATGGCGCTGGCCCACAAGGGGCTGACCGCCGAATCGATTCCCTGGCGTTTCACCGAGAAGGCGGCGATCGCGCCGCATGGATCGGAGAAGGTGCCGGTCATGCTCGACGGCGACCGGACGGTGGTCGATTCATGGGCCATCGCCAACTACCTCGAGGATACCTATCCGGACCGGCCGTCGCTGTTCGGCGGCGCCGGCGGCCGCGCAACGGCGCGTTTCATCAACGCGTGGGGCGACATCGCTATTGTCGGCGGCATCTTTCCGCTGATCATCGCCGACATCCCGACCAACCTCGCCGTCGAAGACGCCGCCTATTTCCGGGCCTCGCGCGAGGCGCGGTTCGGCAAGCGCCTCGAAGAGGTCATGGCGTCGCGCGACCAGGCCGTGGTCGGCTTCCGCAAATCGCTCGAGCCGTTGCGCCAGACTTTCAAGGCGCAGCCCTTCATCGGCGGCGATGCGCCCGATTATGCCGACTACATCGTGTTCGGCGGCTTCCAATGGGCGCGCGTCGTCAGCCCGTTCAGCCTGCTGGAGGAGACCGACAGCGTCCATGCCTGGCGCGAGCGGCTGCTCGATGCGTTCGGCGGGCTGGCGCGCAGATCGCCAGGCTATCCGGTCTGA
- a CDS encoding HAD family hydrolase has product MTRWHVAAVLLDMDGTLLDTEKVYLEASIAALRTLGYTDGVTELCHAMIGIPGPDNERTLLNHFGDDFPLDDVNRLFAVNAAEILHAGMPLKRGVIDLLDAIEAAGLPKAIVTSSSRSTAAEHLRLARIDHRFDAILTRDDVSRAKPHPDLYLLAASRLGTTANACVAIEDSNPGVASAHAAGAITLMVPDIVPPTEQSRAKCAAVLPDLDAAIALLATRSVLPVRA; this is encoded by the coding sequence ATGACGCGCTGGCACGTCGCGGCCGTGCTGCTGGACATGGACGGCACCCTGCTCGATACCGAGAAGGTCTATCTCGAAGCGTCGATCGCGGCCCTTCGTACACTCGGCTACACCGACGGCGTGACCGAGCTCTGTCACGCCATGATCGGCATTCCCGGACCTGACAACGAACGAACCTTGCTCAACCATTTCGGCGACGACTTTCCGCTCGACGACGTCAACCGCCTGTTCGCGGTCAATGCCGCCGAGATCCTGCATGCGGGGATGCCGCTGAAGCGCGGCGTCATCGACCTGCTCGATGCGATCGAAGCGGCCGGCCTGCCCAAGGCGATCGTCACCTCGTCCTCGCGCAGCACGGCCGCGGAACATCTTCGCCTGGCTCGCATCGACCACCGCTTCGACGCGATCCTGACGCGCGACGATGTGAGTCGCGCCAAGCCGCATCCCGACCTCTATCTGCTGGCGGCCAGCCGTCTGGGGACCACGGCGAACGCCTGTGTCGCGATCGAGGATTCCAACCCCGGCGTCGCCTCTGCGCATGCCGCCGGCGCGATCACTCTGATGGTGCCCGACATCGTGCCGCCGACCGAGCAATCGCGCGCCAAGTGCGCGGCCGTGCTGCCCGATCTGGATGCCGCCATCGCCCTGCTCGCAACGCGGTCGGTGTTGCCGGTCAGGGCTTAA